From the genome of Nitrospirota bacterium:
ACACCTGTCTTTGGGTCGAAAAAAATCGGAGCGTGCAGTAATGAGCATCGATCAGGCCAAAGAGACCTATCGCGAGGAGGCAAGCGAACTCCTCTCAGAGCTCGAGACCGCCCTGCTTGACCTGGAGGAGTCGCCCAATGACATGGACCTCATCGGCAGGATCTTCAGGGCCATGCATACCATCAAAGGGTCTGGCGCGATGTTCGGATTTGACGAAATAGCCAGGTTTACCCACGAGGTCGAGACGGTTTACGATCAGGTCAGAAACAGCAAGATCAGCGTGACCAAGGAGCTGATTGATCTTACCCTTGCTGCACGGGACCAGATCCGTACAATGCTTGAAGCCTCATGTGGAGGAGCTCCTGCTGATGTCATAAAATCAGGCCAGATTATTGCCTCACTCAAAGCAATGATGCCGGGTGCATCCCCGGTTCAGAAGGAGGAGGCCAGGGTCTCAATAGCGGAGGCAACAGAAAATGGCTCCCCAATGATCACCTATCGTATCTGCTTTAAACCGTCCGCAAATATCTTCAGGACAGGTGCTGATCCCGTAGCGCTCATTGAGGAACTGAGGCAGTTTGGCGAGCATAAGGTTGTGGCGCATACCACGGATATCCCCTCTCTGGACGAGCTTGATCCTGAAGCCTGTTACACCTCCTGGGATATCATCCTGAGCACTGACCGCGGGAGAGATGCGATCAAGGATGTCTTTATCTTTGTTGAGGATGACGCTGAGATCAGGATCGATGTGATTGACGACGGCGGCCAGTTCGATGAGGAGGGCGGGTACAAGAAGCTTGGCGAAATATTGATAGAAAAAGGTGACCTTACTGCCGAGGACCTGAAAAAGGCGCTTGGTACGCAGAAGCGCATCGGCGAGATGCTGGTGGATTCCGGTGTTGTGGGCCATGCCCAGATCGAAGCTGCGCTCATCGAACAGCAGCATATCAAGGAGATGCGCGAAAAGCGTGAAAAGACAGAGCAGACCTCGAGCATTCGTGTTGCCTCAGATAAGCTCGACAGTCTTGTAAACCTGGTGGGAGAACTGGTCACGGTCCAGGCACGATTGAGCCAAACCGCCTCGGGCAAGAATGAGGCTGAACTGCTTGCCATATCCGAAGAAGTGGAGCGGCTTACCTGGGAGCTTCGCGACCAGACCATGAACATCAGGATGCTGCCGATCGGCACGACCTTCAGTAAATTCAAGCGGCTGGTCAGGGACCTCTCAAAAGACCTTGGCAAGGAGATCGAGTTGACCACGACCGGCGCAGAGACCGAACTGGACAAGACGGTCATCGAAAAACTGAACGATCCGCTGGTGCATCTTATCAGAAATTGCATTGACCACGGCATAGAGCTGCCGGCTGATCGCGAAAAAAATGGCAAACCGCGGGCCGGCAATGTGCATCTGTCGGCAATGCATTCCGGTGCCCAGGTTCTGATCGAAATCGCCGATGACGGCAAAGGACTCGATGCAGAGGCAATCCGGGCCAAGGCAATTGAGAAGGGATTGATATCTCCGGATGCTGAACTGACCGAAAAAGAGCTTTATGCGCTGATCCTTGCCCCCGGCTTTTCGACAGCCAAGACCGTCACAAATGTCTCGGGAAGAGGAGTCGGCATGGATGTGGTGAAGCGTGCTATCGATGAACTGAGGGGAACGATAGATATTACCAGCTGGCAGGGTCAGGGCTCGACCATTACGCTTAAGCTGCCACTTACGCTTGCGATCATCGATGGACTGCTTGTGAGGATCGGCGAGGGGTTTTACGTTATCACCCTTTCATCTGTCGAAGAATGCGTTGAACTTACACAAAAAGATCTGGAAGCTGCACATGGCAGGCATATTGCCAATGTCCGCGGCAAGATCGTGCCGTATATACGGCTCAGAGAGGAGTTCGGCATTAAGGGCAAGAGGCCTGATATCGAGCAGATCGTGATAACCGGAACCGACTCCGGCAGGGTCGGGTTTGTGGTGGACCAGGTTATCGGTGAGCACCAGACTGTCCTTAAATCGCTAGGTAAATTCTATAAGGGCATAGAGGGGATATCCGGGGCAACGATCCTGGGTGACGGAACCGTGGCATTAATCATCGATGTTGCAAAGCTCTTTCACAAGGCTGAGGCGGAAGAGCTGTTATGACGCTATAGAGAAAACCGATTAGGCTGGAGAACGCAATACTATATTTTCAAGGAGAAATGAAGATGCTAAAAAACATGAAGATCGGAATGCGGCTGGGTGGTGGGTTTGGATTACTGTTAGTTCTGATGTTAGTGCTGATTGTGATCGGGATCAGGGGTATGTCTTCGATTGAAGATGATATGGAACGGATTGTGAAGGTTAACGTGGTCAGAATTGATGCGATTGGTGATATGCAGAAAGATATCATGAATATTGGCATCAATGTCAGGAATATTATTGTTAGTGACAACGCTGAAAAGAAGCAGGAATACAGTGGGCGTGTCACCAAGTTCCGGGAGGAATATACCAATGCCTTCAAAAAAATTGAGGAGATGACAACCAAAACGGACACGAAAGCTGTGGAGTTAATTAATAAGCTTAAAGAGTCTATTACGCGCTATCGGGAAATAAACAACAAGATCATCGAGTTTGGTATCGCAAATAAGGATACGGAAGCTGCGCAACTGCTCTCTAAAGAGGGAGGCCCTGCCGAGCGTAACGTATTGAGTGAGATAGAGGAATTACTGAAACATAATTACGAGCGCAACAACATCCGCTATGAAGAAGCTGTTGCTACGTATAAGATGTCAAGAAATACTATGTTTGGAATTGGTGCAGGAGCAATACTGCTCGGTATTTTTACTGCATTATTCCTTACCCGCGGTATCACAAGGCCGCTCAGTGAGGGCGTGGGAGTTATGGAGAGCCTTGCCGCCGGTGATTTACGGGTGGACATTGACGTTAAGA
Proteins encoded in this window:
- a CDS encoding chemotaxis protein CheA, whose amino-acid sequence is MSIDQAKETYREEASELLSELETALLDLEESPNDMDLIGRIFRAMHTIKGSGAMFGFDEIARFTHEVETVYDQVRNSKISVTKELIDLTLAARDQIRTMLEASCGGAPADVIKSGQIIASLKAMMPGASPVQKEEARVSIAEATENGSPMITYRICFKPSANIFRTGADPVALIEELRQFGEHKVVAHTTDIPSLDELDPEACYTSWDIILSTDRGRDAIKDVFIFVEDDAEIRIDVIDDGGQFDEEGGYKKLGEILIEKGDLTAEDLKKALGTQKRIGEMLVDSGVVGHAQIEAALIEQQHIKEMREKREKTEQTSSIRVASDKLDSLVNLVGELVTVQARLSQTASGKNEAELLAISEEVERLTWELRDQTMNIRMLPIGTTFSKFKRLVRDLSKDLGKEIELTTTGAETELDKTVIEKLNDPLVHLIRNCIDHGIELPADREKNGKPRAGNVHLSAMHSGAQVLIEIADDGKGLDAEAIRAKAIEKGLISPDAELTEKELYALILAPGFSTAKTVTNVSGRGVGMDVVKRAIDELRGTIDITSWQGQGSTITLKLPLTLAIIDGLLVRIGEGFYVITLSSVEECVELTQKDLEAAHGRHIANVRGKIVPYIRLREEFGIKGKRPDIEQIVITGTDSGRVGFVVDQVIGEHQTVLKSLGKFYKGIEGISGATILGDGTVALIIDVAKLFHKAEAEELL
- a CDS encoding methyl-accepting chemotaxis protein produces the protein MKMLKNMKIGMRLGGGFGLLLVLMLVLIVIGIRGMSSIEDDMERIVKVNVVRIDAIGDMQKDIMNIGINVRNIIVSDNAEKKQEYSGRVTKFREEYTNAFKKIEEMTTKTDTKAVELINKLKESITRYREINNKIIEFGIANKDTEAAQLLSKEGGPAERNVLSEIEELLKHNYERNNIRYEEAVATYKMSRNTMFGIGAGAILLGIFTALFLTRGITRPLSEGVGVMESLAAGDLRVDIDVKSKDETGQLLAAMKAMVEKLKGIVGDVKSSADNVAAGSQQLSSSSEEMSQG